A stretch of the Desulfatibacillum aliphaticivorans DSM 15576 genome encodes the following:
- a CDS encoding adenosylcobinamide amidohydrolase: MLMGQYYEGMELHRGDKILIVRFTSPHRTISTCRAEGGLTDDYDGMFNQQGCEPTNHMHGVQKTAVTDPAEYRRIACKQHGLGSEKWATLGTAANMNCAAVAVESFRDLMVVTACTGGVETNAGRVGDPASFWETETGSEKLEAPQPPPHGTINTMICINKELTKGAMVRAVMTATEAKTAVLQELAVNSRYSDGLATGTGTDQIAIASKLNTGKPMTGAGKHSKLGELIGLAVKKAIKQTLLRQNGMNPERQCSCRIHLQRFGVTKESMLRGMAACLNQQEQQLLEDNFSCIDKDPVTAGAIMALVHIRDKYAWGLLPETCLPELMGGQAALAACSISGDFSRFTQYREELSPSSQKMSSAEFLDLALKALGLGFRDKWTMKSQNTDNKERGGEKKSN, from the coding sequence TCTGATTGTCCGCTTTACCTCTCCGCACCGGACTATTTCTACCTGCCGGGCTGAAGGCGGCCTGACGGACGATTACGACGGCATGTTCAACCAGCAAGGGTGCGAACCGACCAATCACATGCATGGCGTGCAAAAGACAGCGGTGACGGACCCGGCGGAGTACCGCAGGATAGCCTGCAAGCAACACGGCCTGGGTTCGGAAAAATGGGCGACGCTTGGCACGGCCGCCAATATGAACTGCGCAGCCGTGGCCGTGGAGTCCTTTCGGGACCTCATGGTGGTTACGGCCTGTACAGGCGGAGTGGAAACCAATGCCGGCCGCGTGGGCGACCCGGCTTCGTTTTGGGAAACGGAAACCGGAAGCGAAAAACTGGAAGCGCCCCAGCCGCCCCCTCACGGCACCATCAACACCATGATCTGCATCAACAAGGAGCTGACCAAAGGCGCCATGGTCCGGGCGGTCATGACCGCCACGGAGGCTAAGACGGCGGTTTTGCAGGAACTTGCAGTCAACTCCCGGTATTCAGACGGCCTGGCCACTGGCACGGGAACAGATCAGATCGCCATCGCTTCCAAGTTGAATACAGGAAAACCCATGACCGGAGCAGGGAAACACTCCAAACTCGGGGAGTTGATCGGGCTGGCCGTAAAAAAAGCGATCAAGCAGACCCTGCTGCGTCAAAACGGCATGAACCCGGAAAGGCAATGCTCCTGCCGCATTCATTTGCAGCGTTTTGGTGTGACCAAAGAATCCATGCTCCGGGGAATGGCCGCCTGTCTGAACCAACAGGAGCAGCAACTTTTAGAGGATAATTTTTCCTGCATTGACAAAGACCCGGTCACCGCCGGGGCTATTATGGCCCTGGTCCACATTCGGGACAAGTATGCATGGGGACTCTTGCCGGAAACCTGCCTGCCCGAATTGATGGGAGGCCAGGCTGCGTTGGCGGCATGTTCCATTTCCGGCGATTTTTCCAGATTTACGCAATATAGGGAAGAACTATCCCCTAGCTCCCAAAAGATGAGCTCAGCCGAATTTTTGGATTTGGCGCTGAAAGCTCTGGGCCTTGGATTCCGCGACAAGTGGACTATGAAAAGTCAAAATACGGATAACAAAGAAAGGGGGGGAGAGAAAAAGAGCAATTAA
- a CDS encoding TonB-dependent receptor plug domain-containing protein has product MNRLAKQCFMGVFALSACVCLLIQTGFAEEIAEPKTDETIVVKSTKIERKLENVTDSMTVISEYDIKSKQFTDFTEVLRFTPGVEFKQAGGPGQFSYPKMRGYGEGHFLVVIDGVKINEGLGGSVGHFLGQLDPGIVENVEILRGPQTALYGANTTAGVIAITTKGGVEGQQINFGGEYGSLDWKKAYASSRGTKDNLKYGVNVAMTDSGGVHKFETYDNQTASANMGYTLGSVELGASLTYMKTEFNSAELDESSDDCSQANTTHWAFQTPDPHNTNTYDHWIGSLSVNHTINEKFSQKAMYGWFKKESTGIDIDDGFLGYQEAPYDGFVFGGVTYPNAGDRVPVSDGGNGLSSNTKNQNYQFEYNFIYDANIGQNHANTLLLGYEYIKQEGQKWGRYGEAEAEAKNDSFFLNDQLLLMDETLILSAGLRFDDHETYSDQTNYKLGASYLFKSVGTTLFTNYGTSFRAPTFSNMYDPKYGNPGITPEDGWTYEGGVRQSLFGKRLNAEVCYWKSELDNIIVYDSKQKRFYVNGTGAYVNRDNGETEGVELGLSFMATHTVTVSANYTYCDSYSFEDGEKFRNVQVARNKANLDIAYDDGKYTFNIHPYYTGPRLRWNGDIEMDDYLRVDAAASVRVLNNVKLYTRLENLTDDKTQEGLGYEQPGFYGIIGVEIEH; this is encoded by the coding sequence ATGAATCGTTTGGCAAAACAATGCTTCATGGGCGTTTTCGCCTTGTCAGCGTGCGTGTGTTTATTAATTCAAACGGGTTTTGCGGAAGAAATTGCAGAGCCGAAGACTGACGAAACCATCGTGGTGAAATCCACAAAAATCGAAAGAAAACTGGAGAACGTGACGGACTCCATGACCGTGATCTCGGAGTACGACATCAAGTCCAAGCAGTTTACGGACTTCACCGAGGTGCTGCGCTTTACTCCCGGAGTGGAATTCAAACAGGCCGGCGGTCCGGGGCAGTTTAGCTATCCCAAAATGCGCGGTTACGGCGAGGGCCACTTTCTCGTTGTAATAGACGGCGTGAAAATCAACGAGGGTCTTGGCGGCAGCGTTGGACATTTTTTGGGCCAGTTAGACCCAGGCATTGTGGAAAACGTTGAAATCCTCCGGGGCCCCCAGACCGCCTTGTACGGCGCCAACACCACGGCGGGCGTCATCGCCATCACCACCAAGGGCGGGGTGGAAGGTCAGCAGATCAACTTCGGCGGCGAATACGGCTCTTTGGATTGGAAAAAGGCCTACGCCTCCTCCCGGGGAACCAAAGACAATTTAAAGTACGGTGTAAATGTAGCCATGACCGATTCCGGCGGCGTGCATAAATTCGAAACCTACGACAATCAAACCGCCAGCGCCAACATGGGATACACTTTGGGAAGCGTGGAACTGGGGGCTTCCCTGACTTACATGAAAACGGAGTTCAATTCCGCGGAACTGGATGAATCCTCTGATGATTGCAGCCAGGCCAATACGACTCACTGGGCGTTCCAGACTCCCGACCCCCACAACACCAACACCTACGATCATTGGATCGGCTCCTTAAGCGTTAACCACACAATCAACGAAAAATTTTCCCAGAAAGCCATGTACGGATGGTTTAAGAAGGAAAGCACTGGCATCGACATTGACGACGGTTTTTTGGGATATCAGGAAGCTCCGTATGATGGTTTTGTTTTTGGCGGAGTAACATACCCCAATGCAGGAGATCGGGTCCCGGTTTCCGACGGCGGCAACGGGCTTTCCTCCAATACAAAAAACCAGAACTACCAATTTGAATACAACTTCATCTACGATGCGAACATTGGGCAAAACCACGCCAACACCCTGCTTTTGGGTTACGAGTATATCAAGCAGGAAGGCCAGAAATGGGGGCGTTACGGAGAAGCCGAAGCCGAAGCCAAGAATGACTCCTTTTTCCTGAACGACCAGCTTCTGCTTATGGATGAAACCCTGATCCTCTCCGCCGGACTCCGCTTTGACGACCACGAGACCTACAGCGACCAAACCAACTACAAACTGGGCGCGTCCTACCTGTTCAAGAGCGTGGGAACCACGCTGTTCACGAACTATGGAACCAGCTTCCGCGCTCCTACCTTCTCCAACATGTACGACCCCAAATACGGCAATCCGGGCATTACTCCGGAGGACGGCTGGACCTACGAAGGCGGCGTCCGGCAGAGCCTGTTCGGCAAACGCCTAAACGCCGAGGTCTGCTATTGGAAGAGCGAACTGGATAACATCATTGTCTATGACAGCAAACAAAAACGTTTTTACGTGAATGGAACAGGCGCATACGTAAACCGCGACAACGGCGAGACCGAAGGCGTGGAACTGGGTTTGTCATTCATGGCGACGCACACAGTGACCGTTTCAGCCAATTACACCTATTGCGACTCTTACAGCTTTGAAGACGGAGAAAAGTTCCGCAACGTCCAGGTCGCCCGCAACAAGGCCAACCTGGATATCGCGTATGACGACGGCAAATACACTTTCAACATTCATCCTTATTACACAGGCCCCCGCCTGCGCTGGAACGGGGATATTGAAATGGACGACTACCTAAGGGTGGATGCGGCGGCCAGCGTCCGGGTGCTGAATAACGTCAAGCTGTACACCCGGTTGGAAAACCTGACTGACGATAAGACTCAGGAAGGCCTCGGTTACGAACAGCCCGGCTTCTACGGCATCATCGGCGTGGAAATCGAGCATTAA
- a CDS encoding cobaltochelatase subunit CobN, whose protein sequence is MKIAYVRCYGFSEKTWRKAAKALAPSGLTLRLFMQRPGAAEAVREFAPDMVIADLSASLPEYAAIREQIQTALHRIAVGMEADPAFSTFSEEEAAAFQRYIEHLSAKNYEQGVRFLGHCAGSDISYEPVQAVRTYGIYHPESEKTFTDLSQYLEWSQSRGRSPQNNAAGVLCYYGQIVEDNKDDIDAVIPELEKQGLFPVCVYCEGPGDGALPEKDRYPWLDYFQDEKAPVQVILNLLAGRLLSKAEDYPVLSRLNVPVMQLLRNHQRTPKEWLNDPEGMPSFSIGYGLAQPEMAGAIEPIMVAGADATAPDADPHGGRKYIPIPERVEAACKRAARWTVLRNKSNQDKKLTIVLHNAPCKGVEATVGVAVGLDVFESLAAVIKELKAAGYDVGDCPETGQEILDAIMEKKAISEFRWTTVDEIVNKGGALYMMDQWDYGAWFDILPDSIRKRVNEAWDRFPGEGMVYDGQIVITGLEYGNLKIMLQPKRGCYGAKCNGEVCRILHDPEIPPPHNFLATYHFIERTSDAVIHFGTEGALEYLPGKRAAMSHLCYSDICLNQIPNAYVYSMDVTGEGIIAKRRARAVLVDHLTPPYLPAPLGDKMRDLEDLLVQYQKAEASRDEARRARLEKDMTPLMDSLGMLNKNGSNGFKKALPLVSRHIQRARETLMPNGMHVLGRNPNEEDTALYLDSIRQGGKGAVFDEPHTAALLAQSHRELEYLLKTLNGEYVEPGLSASLLKGKTEALPTGRNFFATDVEAVPTAAAWEVGKELADGLLLKYYEEEGSFCENVGVSLWSSDAFKCDGEVFAQILYLMGVMPKWSYSGRLEGLAVLSLESLVLELSNGKTIPRPRVDVTIQTSGIVRDLVPNFCKWTDKAVQMAAALDEPLERNFIRKHVQEEMEEMSQSLDEALDDSAMFRKATFRVFSSAPGTYGIGVGLAVDASAWTDEKDLAEAYINWGGHAYGDLQGSRAAHNMLAKRLKSLDVAYMRQFSREYDLLDCGCYASFQGGMAASARGLGGKQPKTLWADDGFSGKAQVVDFKEELERSARAKLFNRHWIDAMKRHGYKGASSVSGRVNNLFRWSATSGEVGSWMFDSVVDTYINNPENAAWLKENNPYAMEEITRRLLEAHSRGLWDADEDRLNAVREQALEIEGDMEEIMGDVEGEFQGGEVTVMTADDVEKWDYAWKLTSR, encoded by the coding sequence ATGAAAATAGCGTATGTTCGTTGTTACGGCTTTTCGGAAAAAACCTGGCGTAAAGCAGCCAAGGCCCTGGCGCCTTCAGGCCTGACATTGCGGTTATTTATGCAAAGGCCCGGTGCAGCCGAGGCCGTCAGGGAATTTGCGCCGGACATGGTCATAGCGGATCTTTCCGCCAGTCTCCCTGAGTACGCTGCAATCCGGGAGCAAATTCAAACCGCCCTCCACAGGATCGCCGTGGGCATGGAGGCGGACCCGGCCTTTTCCACGTTTAGTGAGGAGGAAGCCGCCGCATTCCAACGTTATATAGAGCATCTTTCCGCCAAAAATTACGAACAAGGAGTTCGGTTTCTAGGCCATTGCGCCGGGTCGGATATATCTTACGAACCTGTACAGGCGGTTCGAACCTATGGAATATACCACCCGGAGTCTGAAAAAACGTTCACGGATCTCTCCCAATACCTGGAATGGTCGCAATCCAGGGGGCGGTCCCCGCAAAATAACGCGGCGGGCGTGCTTTGCTACTACGGCCAGATTGTGGAGGACAACAAGGACGATATCGACGCCGTGATTCCGGAGTTGGAAAAGCAGGGGCTTTTTCCCGTGTGCGTGTATTGCGAAGGCCCCGGGGACGGAGCTCTGCCGGAAAAAGACCGGTATCCCTGGCTGGACTATTTCCAGGATGAAAAGGCGCCTGTACAGGTGATTCTCAATCTCCTGGCCGGCAGGCTTCTTTCCAAAGCCGAGGACTACCCCGTTCTAAGCAGGCTTAACGTTCCGGTCATGCAGCTTTTACGCAACCACCAGCGCACCCCGAAGGAATGGTTGAACGATCCGGAAGGCATGCCGTCCTTTTCCATCGGATACGGACTGGCCCAGCCTGAAATGGCCGGCGCCATCGAGCCCATCATGGTCGCCGGCGCCGATGCGACGGCCCCGGACGCCGACCCTCACGGAGGACGCAAATACATTCCCATCCCGGAACGTGTGGAAGCGGCCTGCAAAAGGGCGGCGCGCTGGACGGTCCTGCGTAACAAATCCAACCAGGATAAAAAGCTGACCATCGTACTGCACAACGCGCCCTGCAAAGGCGTGGAAGCCACCGTGGGCGTCGCCGTGGGCCTGGATGTGTTTGAAAGCCTCGCGGCGGTCATCAAAGAGCTTAAGGCGGCCGGTTACGACGTAGGGGACTGCCCGGAAACCGGACAGGAAATCCTGGACGCCATCATGGAAAAAAAGGCCATCAGCGAATTCCGATGGACCACGGTGGACGAAATCGTCAACAAGGGCGGCGCCCTGTATATGATGGACCAATGGGATTACGGAGCATGGTTCGACATCCTGCCGGACTCCATCCGCAAACGGGTTAACGAAGCCTGGGACCGTTTTCCGGGTGAAGGCATGGTCTATGACGGACAAATCGTCATTACCGGGCTGGAATACGGGAACCTGAAAATCATGCTTCAGCCCAAAAGAGGCTGCTACGGCGCCAAGTGCAACGGCGAGGTGTGCCGCATCCTGCACGACCCGGAAATCCCGCCGCCCCACAATTTTCTGGCGACCTATCATTTTATCGAACGCACGTCCGACGCCGTCATCCATTTCGGCACGGAAGGCGCCCTGGAGTATCTTCCGGGCAAGCGGGCCGCCATGTCCCATCTTTGCTATTCCGATATTTGCCTGAACCAGATTCCCAACGCCTATGTGTATTCCATGGACGTCACGGGAGAGGGGATAATCGCCAAGCGCAGGGCTCGGGCCGTTCTGGTGGATCACCTGACTCCTCCTTACCTTCCCGCTCCCCTGGGCGATAAAATGCGGGACCTGGAGGATTTGCTCGTTCAATACCAAAAAGCCGAGGCCTCCCGGGACGAAGCCCGCCGCGCCCGCCTGGAAAAAGATATGACGCCCCTCATGGATAGCCTTGGCATGCTCAATAAAAACGGCTCAAACGGGTTTAAGAAAGCCTTGCCTCTGGTTTCCCGGCATATCCAAAGAGCGCGTGAGACCCTCATGCCTAACGGCATGCATGTTCTGGGTCGAAACCCCAACGAGGAGGACACGGCCCTGTACCTGGATTCCATCCGCCAGGGCGGCAAAGGCGCGGTTTTTGACGAGCCCCATACCGCAGCCTTACTGGCCCAGTCTCATAGGGAGCTGGAATACCTGCTTAAAACCTTAAACGGAGAATACGTGGAGCCGGGACTTTCCGCCTCGCTGCTCAAGGGAAAGACCGAGGCCCTGCCAACGGGCCGGAATTTTTTCGCCACGGACGTGGAAGCGGTCCCCACGGCGGCGGCCTGGGAAGTGGGCAAGGAACTGGCTGACGGTCTGCTTCTGAAATATTACGAGGAGGAAGGGAGTTTTTGCGAAAACGTGGGCGTGAGCCTGTGGAGTTCGGACGCGTTCAAGTGCGACGGCGAGGTCTTCGCCCAAATCCTCTACCTCATGGGCGTCATGCCCAAATGGAGCTATTCCGGCAGGCTGGAAGGCCTGGCCGTACTAAGCCTGGAGTCCCTGGTTCTGGAGCTTTCAAACGGAAAAACAATTCCCCGCCCCAGGGTGGACGTGACCATTCAGACCTCGGGCATTGTCCGGGACCTGGTTCCCAATTTCTGTAAGTGGACGGACAAAGCCGTGCAAATGGCCGCCGCCTTGGATGAACCCCTGGAAAGAAATTTCATCCGCAAGCATGTGCAGGAGGAAATGGAGGAAATGTCCCAATCCCTGGACGAGGCCCTGGATGACTCCGCCATGTTCCGGAAGGCGACTTTCCGGGTGTTTTCCTCCGCGCCCGGAACTTATGGCATCGGCGTGGGCCTGGCCGTGGACGCCAGCGCCTGGACCGATGAAAAAGATCTCGCCGAAGCCTATATCAACTGGGGCGGTCACGCTTACGGCGACCTGCAAGGCAGCCGGGCAGCCCACAATATGCTGGCAAAACGCCTGAAAAGCCTGGACGTGGCTTATATGCGCCAATTCTCCCGGGAATACGACCTGCTCGACTGCGGATGCTACGCCAGCTTCCAGGGCGGCATGGCGGCCTCGGCGCGAGGCCTGGGCGGCAAACAGCCCAAAACGCTGTGGGCCGACGACGGATTTTCCGGCAAGGCCCAGGTGGTGGATTTCAAGGAGGAACTGGAGCGTTCCGCCCGGGCCAAGCTCTTTAACCGCCACTGGATCGACGCCATGAAAAGGCACGGATACAAAGGCGCCTCCAGCGTGTCCGGCCGGGTGAACAATCTCTTCAGGTGGAGCGCGACCAGCGGCGAGGTGGGCTCCTGGATGTTCGACTCTGTGGTGGATACCTATATAAACAACCCAGAGAACGCGGCATGGTTAAAGGAAAACAATCCCTACGCCATGGAGGAAATTACGCGCCGTTTGCTGGAAGCCCATTCCCGGGGATTATGGGATGCGGACGAAGACCGGTTGAACGCAGTCCGGGAGCAGGCCTTGGAAATCGAAGGGGACATGGAGGAAATAATGGGGGATGTCGAGGGAGAATTCCAGGGCGGCGAGGTGACGGTTATGACCGCAGACGACGTGGAAAAGTGGGATTATGCATGGAAACTGACAAGCCGGTAA
- a CDS encoding ABC transporter ATP-binding protein, whose amino-acid sequence METDKPVMVRLDKVSFRYPSGDKNSLDAVSASIRKQECVLVAGPTGCGKSTLLKAVSGIIPHASSGIMQGEVWVEGVNSGQSTLPEMAKKAGLVFQSPDDQLFCEYVEDELAFGLENIGVDPRHIPDLVSQALARVGLEGFGSVKIQTLSGGQKQRVAIAAQLAMGAPILALDEPISQLDPAGARDVLGCLQSLREEGLTIILVEHRLSEALRIASRVLIMDKGKLVLDFSPDAIGGYQDQLTKLGLEIPAGVRLGACLNIQSKSIPSVEDIMNSAVFPLLPLNSHHISLVRAEREAAPFIEVKNLCYTYPKTREPVLKDVSFSLEKGEALAVMGRNGSGKSTLLSVLAGLLKPDSGEVLMNGRPLGKKRGRKALLGREIGMVFQNPDLLLIQDSVTEEIAQGLLQKGVPKKQAWREAMEFLRVFGLEKLASMPPWSCSRGQRLQVSLAAALSPGPRVLLLDEPTTGQNKRNIFNMAGLLQKSKTLRSIIFCSHDLSAVCAYAAKLVLLDQGRVIARGPVKEVLGARDLLDRAGVVPHFALELSFATKTAPPLVTAGEWMDRFQSGKEAQN is encoded by the coding sequence ATGGAAACTGACAAGCCGGTAATGGTGCGATTGGATAAGGTCTCCTTTCGCTACCCTTCGGGAGACAAAAACAGCCTGGACGCCGTATCAGCCTCCATCCGAAAACAGGAGTGCGTCCTTGTCGCCGGACCTACTGGCTGCGGCAAAAGCACGCTGTTGAAGGCTGTCAGCGGCATCATCCCCCACGCATCCTCCGGGATTATGCAAGGAGAGGTTTGGGTGGAAGGCGTTAATTCCGGTCAGTCAACCCTGCCCGAAATGGCGAAAAAGGCCGGCCTGGTTTTTCAAAGCCCGGACGATCAGTTGTTTTGCGAATACGTGGAGGACGAACTGGCCTTTGGCCTGGAAAATATAGGCGTGGATCCCCGGCATATTCCCGATTTGGTTTCCCAGGCCCTGGCCCGCGTGGGCCTGGAGGGCTTTGGTTCCGTCAAAATCCAAACCCTTTCCGGCGGCCAAAAGCAAAGGGTGGCCATAGCCGCCCAACTGGCCATGGGCGCCCCGATCCTGGCTTTGGACGAGCCCATCAGCCAGTTGGATCCGGCGGGCGCCAGGGACGTGCTTGGATGTTTGCAATCCCTCAGGGAGGAAGGCCTGACCATCATCCTTGTGGAGCACAGGCTTTCCGAGGCCTTGCGGATCGCCTCCCGCGTTCTGATTATGGACAAAGGAAAACTGGTCCTGGACTTTTCGCCCGATGCAATCGGCGGTTATCAGGATCAATTGACGAAACTCGGCCTGGAAATTCCAGCCGGCGTTCGTTTGGGAGCTTGCTTAAACATACAATCCAAATCAATCCCCTCTGTGGAAGATATTATGAATAGCGCGGTCTTCCCGCTTTTGCCCCTGAATTCCCATCACATATCCCTTGTAAGGGCTGAACGGGAAGCCGCGCCATTTATTGAGGTAAAAAACCTCTGCTACACGTACCCCAAAACCCGTGAGCCCGTACTAAAAGACGTCTCCTTTTCCCTGGAAAAAGGGGAGGCTTTAGCCGTTATGGGAAGAAACGGGTCCGGCAAGTCCACCTTGCTAAGCGTCCTGGCGGGCCTTCTTAAGCCCGATTCCGGCGAAGTCCTGATGAACGGCCGGCCTTTGGGGAAAAAGCGCGGCCGCAAAGCCCTCCTGGGCAGGGAGATCGGCATGGTTTTTCAAAATCCGGACCTGCTTCTAATCCAGGACAGCGTCACGGAAGAAATCGCCCAGGGCCTCTTGCAAAAAGGCGTCCCCAAAAAACAGGCCTGGCGGGAGGCCATGGAATTCCTAAGGGTTTTCGGCCTGGAAAAACTGGCTTCCATGCCGCCCTGGTCCTGCTCCCGCGGGCAACGGCTGCAAGTGAGCCTGGCGGCAGCCCTATCCCCGGGACCGCGTGTGCTGTTGCTGGACGAGCCCACCACCGGCCAGAACAAACGAAATATCTTCAACATGGCGGGATTGCTTCAAAAATCAAAGACCTTGCGATCCATTATTTTTTGCTCGCACGACCTGAGCGCTGTGTGCGCTTACGCCGCAAAACTGGTCCTTCTGGACCAAGGAAGGGTGATTGCCCGCGGGCCGGTAAAAGAGGTGCTCGGCGCCCGGGATCTGCTGGACCGGGCGGGCGTCGTCCCCCATTTCGCCTTGGAGCTGTCCTTTGCGACCAAAACGGCGCCGCCCCTGGTTACGGCCGGGGAATGGATGGATCGATTCCAATCAGGTAAGGAAGCGCAAAATTGA